A region from the Nostoc sp. HK-01 genome encodes:
- a CDS encoding maf protein, protein MTMNILQFILASASPARRRLLQTVGIEPIVKPSDFDESQIQLSEPAELVQVLAQRKAETIAPQFPSALIMGCDSVLAIDGEIYGKPADAAEAIARWQLMQGNIGDLYTGHVLIDTSQNRTLVECQVTKVYFAKMSDRAIQAYVATGEPLKCAGAFALEGFGSLFIEQIAGCHSNVIGLSLPLLRQMLAELGYEVTDFWQ, encoded by the coding sequence ATGACAATGAACATTCTTCAATTTATACTGGCTTCGGCTTCTCCAGCCCGTCGTCGCTTGCTGCAAACTGTTGGGATTGAACCAATAGTTAAACCGAGTGATTTTGATGAGTCACAAATCCAACTGAGTGAACCTGCTGAGTTAGTGCAAGTTCTAGCTCAACGTAAAGCAGAAACTATCGCACCCCAGTTTCCATCGGCTTTGATTATGGGTTGTGATTCAGTTTTGGCTATTGATGGTGAGATTTATGGTAAACCAGCAGATGCAGCAGAAGCGATCGCTCGTTGGCAATTAATGCAAGGTAATATTGGCGACTTATACACTGGCCATGTGTTAATTGACACTTCACAAAACCGGACTTTAGTCGAGTGTCAGGTAACAAAGGTATATTTTGCCAAAATGAGCGATCGCGCTATCCAAGCTTATGTAGCTACTGGCGAACCCCTCAAATGCGCTGGTGCTTTTGCATTAGAAGGTTTTGGTAGTTTGTTTATTGAGCAAATTGCAGGTTGTCACAGCAATGTCATCGGTCTCAGTTTACCTTTGCTCAGGCAGATGTTGGCAGAACTGGGGTATGAGGTTACTGATTTTTGGCAATAA
- a CDS encoding photosystem II oxygen evolving complex protein PsbP: MWKRIAIIFLLILSFSLSNPGVAAAAGFKSYVDTADGYQFSYPNGWLPVKVANGPDVVFHDLIEISENVSVVISPVSEGKTLKELGAPTEVGYKLGKAALAPSDSGRTAELVDAREKDDEGKIYYILEYLVKLPNNQQRHNIASVAVSRGKLFTFNASIPEKRWAKVKRTMENVVDSFTVY; the protein is encoded by the coding sequence ATGTGGAAACGAATTGCAATTATTTTTTTATTAATTTTGAGCTTCAGCTTGAGTAATCCTGGTGTAGCTGCTGCGGCTGGATTTAAAAGCTATGTCGATACTGCTGATGGCTATCAATTTTCATACCCCAACGGCTGGCTACCTGTTAAAGTTGCTAATGGCCCTGATGTAGTCTTCCATGATTTGATCGAAATATCCGAAAATGTCTCGGTGGTCATTAGTCCTGTTTCAGAAGGTAAAACTTTAAAAGAACTGGGCGCTCCCACAGAAGTTGGGTATAAGTTGGGAAAAGCAGCCCTTGCACCTTCAGATTCTGGTCGTACAGCCGAATTAGTTGATGCACGAGAAAAAGACGATGAAGGTAAAATCTACTATATATTAGAGTATTTAGTGAAACTACCGAATAATCAGCAAAGACATAACATCGCTAGTGTTGCTGTTAGTCGTGGCAAGTTGTTTACTTTCAACGCCTCAATTCCGGAAAAACGTTGGGCGAAGGTTAAACGGACTATGGAAAATGTTGTCGATTCTTTCACAGTGTATTAA
- a CDS encoding putative transposase, which translates to MRPQIWQPPIELSALEQSIVKRIKRAKLFTFLRQYRHQLFDSVSIHPDEPLFQELKQRQFTSAGRAKLRERVAVEHSLSHIGRWQTDQARYVGSRKNLFDLRRTAVVHNLHVLAKIFTLTTELSVTSS; encoded by the coding sequence ATGCGACCCCAGATATGGCAGCCGCCGATAGAGCTATCCGCATTAGAGCAAAGTATCGTCAAGCGAATTAAACGAGCAAAGCTGTTTACGTTCTTACGGCAATATCGCCATCAATTATTTGATAGTGTTTCGATTCATCCTGATGAACCATTGTTTCAGGAATTAAAACAACGTCAATTCACTTCTGCTGGTCGTGCCAAGCTCCGAGAACGTGTTGCCGTCGAGCATTCTTTATCTCATATTGGTCGCTGGCAGACAGATCAAGCTCGTTATGTTGGTTCCCGCAAAAATTTATTTGACCTTCGCCGTACTGCCGTCGTCCATAATCTTCATGTCCTTGCAAAAATTTTTACTCTCACTACTGAGCTATCTGTTACTTCATCTTGA
- a CDS encoding TetR family transcriptional regulator, with the protein MEWQSWTANVVEELILATQSFESPPSKENITKSLNLVIDKVAENNAAAFSRLTGVPRNSLWMWQSTKTLPELNILLKICYELEISLVEFLAPKNLVTKSFTKISQKYLQLSRTPRVSPKVFDQHKVRDALLAILAANEEPPPTMEEVAKRLGHHNRTISRHFPDLCSAISAKCHDYNKACRLKSIEKLCDDVREIVLSFNAQGIYPTKARVCELITNPGCFRYKQIRAAFNDARREIGL; encoded by the coding sequence TTGGAGTGGCAGTCTTGGACTGCCAATGTTGTAGAAGAGTTAATTTTAGCTACTCAAAGCTTTGAATCTCCCCCATCCAAGGAAAATATTACAAAATCATTAAATTTAGTTATTGATAAAGTTGCAGAAAATAATGCAGCTGCATTTTCTCGTCTTACTGGAGTACCAAGAAATAGTTTGTGGATGTGGCAATCTACTAAAACTTTGCCAGAGCTAAATATACTTCTGAAGATTTGTTACGAATTAGAGATATCGTTGGTAGAATTTCTTGCTCCAAAAAATCTAGTCACTAAATCTTTTACAAAAATTTCGCAGAAGTACCTCCAACTTTCTCGCACACCAAGGGTATCTCCAAAAGTTTTCGACCAACATAAAGTAAGAGATGCTTTATTAGCAATACTTGCAGCTAATGAAGAACCACCACCAACAATGGAAGAAGTTGCAAAGCGGTTAGGTCATCACAATAGAACTATTTCTAGACACTTTCCAGATTTGTGTAGTGCTATTTCTGCTAAATGTCATGATTACAATAAAGCTTGTCGTCTCAAAAGCATAGAAAAATTGTGCGATGACGTTAGAGAGATTGTCCTTAGCTTTAATGCTCAGGGTATCTATCCAACAAAAGCTCGCGTTTGTGAATTAATTACAAATCCTGGATGTTTTAGATATAAACAAATCCGCGCTGCTTTTAATGATGCACGACGTGAGATTGGTTTATAA
- a CDS encoding 1-aminocyclopropane-1-carboxylate deaminase produces the protein MSSIFLPPPTQQIHCNITQRAGIKLSVLRLDLMHPWVNGNKWFKLKYNLLEAEEKNFSQLLTFGGAYSNHIFATAGAGKLFGLQTIGVIRGEERLPLNPTLSFAVQQGMQLVYCDRTTYRQRHTTELHAQLKERYGEVFIIPEGGSNLNGVRGCTEILPEVGDFDIVCVACGTGTTFAGILLSLTHKQRGIAFPILKNGSFLQSEIDSLLQSYLASGLPTPNNSVCTGELICDYHFGGYAKINDELLKFSQQFHQTHGIPLDYVYTAKMFYGVMDLLQQGFFSKGDRLLLVHTGGLQGNLARDQSALRIEQRLQER, from the coding sequence ATGTCCTCAATCTTTCTTCCTCCGCCTACTCAACAGATTCATTGCAACATTACCCAACGTGCTGGGATAAAACTATCAGTGCTGCGTCTCGACTTAATGCACCCGTGGGTGAATGGGAATAAGTGGTTTAAGTTGAAATACAATCTTTTAGAGGCTGAGGAGAAGAATTTTTCCCAACTGCTAACCTTTGGCGGTGCTTATTCTAACCATATTTTTGCAACCGCAGGCGCAGGGAAATTATTTGGATTGCAGACAATTGGGGTTATCCGTGGTGAGGAAAGATTACCACTGAATCCTACTTTAAGTTTTGCTGTACAACAGGGTATGCAGCTTGTATATTGCGATCGCACTACTTACAGACAACGCCACACCACAGAATTACACGCACAGCTAAAAGAACGCTACGGTGAAGTATTTATCATTCCTGAAGGTGGAAGTAACTTAAACGGTGTGCGCGGTTGTACAGAAATACTCCCAGAAGTTGGAGACTTTGATATTGTTTGCGTTGCTTGTGGTACAGGTACGACTTTTGCAGGGATTTTACTTTCACTAACTCACAAGCAGAGAGGAATCGCTTTTCCCATCCTCAAAAATGGTTCATTTCTGCAATCAGAAATTGACAGCTTATTACAGAGTTATCTTGCTTCTGGTTTACCAACACCAAATAACTCTGTGTGTACGGGGGAATTAATCTGTGATTACCACTTCGGCGGTTATGCCAAAATCAACGATGAACTACTCAAGTTTAGCCAGCAATTTCACCAAACCCACGGTATACCTTTAGATTACGTCTACACCGCCAAGATGTTTTATGGGGTGATGGATTTATTACAACAAGGATTTTTTAGTAAAGGCGATCGCCTACTGCTTGTTCACACTGGTGGTTTACAAGGTAATTTAGCTAGAGATCAATCAGCCTTGAGGATTGAACAACGTCTCCAGGAAAGGTAG
- a CDS encoding flavin reductase-like, FMN-binding protein: protein MVALTETTPIFSHPSRLTIQTIEIATQTTAIRCLDWDRERFDIEFGLRNGTTYNSFLIQGEKIALVDTSHRKFEQLYLEILTGLIEPTKIDYLIISHTEPDHSGLVKDILRLAPNITVVGAKVAIQFLENMVHQPFKSIIVKNGDRLDLGNGHELEFISAPNLHWPDTIFNYDYKTGILYTCDVFGMHYCDDHTFDENLAIIEEDFHYYYDCLMGPNARSVLAALKRIEKLEILTVATGHGPLLKHNTSEWINRYQTWSLEQTKTESFVALFYTEDYGYSEGIARYIAHGITRTGVVVELVPLNNTEPQEIRELVSQAAGLVIGMPPQSAIVAQTALSTILAAAHHKQAVGLFESGGGEDEPVYPLRNKFQEIGLTEAFPPILIKETPTRATEQLCDEAGTDIGLWLNRDRAIKQIKSINTDLEKALGRISTGLYIITAKKAEIHSAMFASWVTQASANPLGVAIAVAKERAIESLMHVGDRFVLNVLEEGNYQGYMKHFLKRFPPGSDRFAGVKTYPAANGSPILADALAYMECEITSRMDCGDHWVIYSTVKTGRVANINALTAVHHRKVGNHY, encoded by the coding sequence ATGGTAGCACTCACAGAAACTACTCCAATTTTTTCTCATCCATCACGTTTAACTATCCAAACTATTGAAATTGCCACTCAAACTACCGCAATTCGTTGCCTTGATTGGGATAGAGAGCGTTTTGATATTGAGTTTGGTTTACGTAATGGTACAACATATAATTCTTTCTTAATTCAAGGTGAAAAGATTGCTTTAGTTGATACTTCACACCGTAAGTTTGAGCAATTGTACTTAGAAATATTAACAGGATTAATTGAGCCAACAAAAATAGATTATTTGATTATTAGTCACACAGAACCAGACCATAGTGGACTAGTTAAAGATATTTTGCGATTAGCGCCAAATATTACTGTTGTGGGTGCGAAAGTAGCGATCCAATTTTTAGAAAATATGGTTCACCAGCCATTTAAATCTATAATTGTGAAAAATGGCGATCGCTTAGATTTAGGCAATGGTCATGAATTAGAGTTTATCTCGGCTCCTAACCTGCACTGGCCGGACACAATCTTTAATTATGACTACAAAACAGGCATTCTCTACACCTGTGATGTGTTTGGGATGCACTACTGCGATGACCATACATTCGATGAAAATTTAGCCATTATTGAAGAAGATTTTCATTATTATTATGACTGCCTGATGGGGCCAAATGCGCGGTCAGTTTTGGCAGCTTTAAAACGCATTGAAAAATTAGAGATATTAACAGTAGCAACAGGTCACGGGCCATTGCTAAAACACAATACTTCTGAATGGATAAACCGCTATCAAACTTGGAGTTTAGAACAAACAAAAACTGAGTCATTTGTAGCGTTATTTTACACAGAAGATTACGGTTATAGTGAAGGTATTGCCCGTTATATTGCACATGGTATTACTAGAACTGGAGTAGTAGTTGAATTAGTACCGCTGAATAACACTGAACCTCAAGAAATTCGGGAATTAGTCTCACAAGCTGCTGGTTTAGTAATTGGAATGCCACCCCAATCTGCTATAGTTGCCCAAACAGCATTAAGCACAATATTGGCGGCGGCTCATCATAAACAAGCTGTGGGTTTATTTGAGTCGGGAGGAGGAGAAGATGAACCAGTTTATCCTTTACGCAACAAGTTTCAAGAAATTGGATTAACTGAAGCTTTTCCACCAATTTTAATTAAAGAAACTCCTACCAGAGCCACAGAACAATTGTGTGATGAAGCGGGGACAGATATTGGATTATGGTTAAACCGCGATCGCGCCATTAAACAAATCAAGTCCATCAACACTGATTTAGAAAAGGCTCTGGGACGCATTAGCACAGGCTTATACATCATCACCGCCAAAAAAGCCGAAATTCACAGCGCCATGTTTGCGTCTTGGGTAACACAAGCCAGCGCCAATCCTTTAGGCGTAGCAATTGCTGTGGCTAAAGAACGCGCCATTGAATCCTTGATGCACGTAGGCGATCGCTTTGTGTTAAATGTCCTGGAAGAAGGGAACTATCAAGGTTACATGAAACACTTCCTCAAGCGTTTTCCTCCTGGTAGCGATCGCTTTGCTGGCGTGAAAACCTATCCTGCTGCGAATGGTTCCCCCATTCTCGCTGACGCTTTAGCTTACATGGAATGTGAAATCACCAGCCGTATGGATTGTGGCGATCATTGGGTGATTTATAGCACCGTGAAAACCGGACGAGTAGCCAACATTAATGCACTCACTGCTGTTCATCACCGCAAAGTTGGTAATCACTACTAA
- a CDS encoding flavin reductase domain-containing protein yields MTTITPSRPRDVQVAEIGQDTIILRSRTWERLKFEVEYSRQKGTTANSYLIKADKTALIDPPGESFTDIYIQELGQHLDLATLDYIILNHVNPNRRTTLQVLLSHAPQATVICSRPAANALKSSFPEWEAHIQAVRSEDTLDLGQGHFLSFITVPTPRWADGLCTYDSGSKILYTDKFFGAHICEDTLFDEDWKKLDAERRYYFECLHAPQAKQVEVALDKLTSLGARYYAPAHGPVVRYSLSRFTYDYRQWCQGQKSPEFSVALLYASAYGNTAILANAIAQGLIQNGINVESINCELADTAEITRLIEACDGFIIGSPTLGGHAPTQVQTALGIVLSTATKTKLAGVFGSYGWSGEAIDLLENKLTDANYRLGFETIRVRFSPTEEILQQCTTAGATFAQTLKKNKKLRVPRQVVTEAQVDRTEQAVGRIVGSLCVVTTRDQNSHKGILTSWVSQATFNPPGIMIAISQEQNADLMRHPGDKFVLNILKEGRNVRRYFSRHSTSGDNSFANLGTQTAANGCLILDDALAYLECTVQNQLESGDRWLIYAVVDKGEMLTNDGMTAIEHRKSGSFY; encoded by the coding sequence ATGACTACTATCACACCCAGTCGTCCTAGAGATGTTCAGGTTGCAGAAATTGGACAGGATACAATAATTTTGCGATCGCGTACTTGGGAAAGACTAAAATTTGAGGTGGAATATTCCCGCCAAAAAGGAACCACAGCCAATTCTTATTTAATTAAGGCTGATAAAACAGCTTTAATTGACCCTCCTGGTGAATCTTTTACTGACATTTATATCCAGGAATTAGGGCAACATCTCGATTTAGCCACTCTAGATTACATTATTCTCAATCATGTTAACCCCAACCGCCGCACCACACTTCAAGTATTACTTTCTCATGCACCACAAGCAACAGTAATTTGCTCTCGTCCGGCGGCTAATGCTTTAAAATCCTCTTTTCCCGAATGGGAAGCACATATTCAAGCGGTACGTTCCGAAGATACTTTAGATTTAGGACAAGGTCATTTTCTATCATTTATCACTGTACCAACTCCTCGATGGGCAGATGGACTCTGTACTTATGATTCTGGTAGCAAGATTTTGTATACAGACAAATTTTTTGGCGCTCATATCTGCGAAGATACTCTATTTGACGAAGACTGGAAAAAATTAGATGCAGAACGCCGTTATTATTTTGAGTGTCTTCATGCACCCCAAGCCAAACAAGTCGAAGTAGCCTTAGATAAATTGACAAGCTTAGGCGCGAGATATTATGCTCCGGCGCATGGCCCAGTTGTGCGTTATAGCTTGAGTCGTTTTACTTACGATTACCGCCAATGGTGTCAAGGGCAAAAATCGCCAGAGTTTAGCGTGGCTTTACTGTATGCTTCAGCTTATGGGAATACGGCAATTTTAGCAAATGCGATCGCTCAAGGATTAATTCAAAATGGTATTAATGTAGAGTCAATCAACTGCGAACTAGCAGACACAGCAGAAATTACTCGCCTCATAGAAGCCTGCGATGGATTTATTATTGGTTCACCCACTTTAGGCGGTCATGCACCGACACAAGTGCAAACAGCTTTAGGAATAGTACTTTCAACAGCCACAAAAACTAAGTTAGCAGGTGTTTTTGGTTCCTACGGTTGGAGTGGCGAGGCTATTGATTTATTAGAAAACAAACTCACAGATGCCAATTATCGTTTAGGGTTTGAAACCATCCGCGTACGCTTTAGCCCAACTGAAGAGATTCTCCAACAGTGTACAACTGCGGGTGCTACCTTTGCCCAAACTTTGAAAAAGAATAAAAAACTTCGTGTCCCTCGTCAAGTAGTTACAGAAGCACAAGTAGACCGTACAGAACAAGCTGTAGGAAGAATTGTTGGTTCTTTGTGTGTTGTGACAACTCGTGACCAAAATAGCCACAAAGGTATTTTAACTTCTTGGGTATCACAGGCAACTTTTAATCCACCAGGAATTATGATTGCAATTTCTCAAGAGCAAAACGCTGATTTGATGCGTCATCCTGGCGATAAATTTGTGTTGAATATTCTTAAAGAAGGTAGAAATGTCCGCCGCTATTTTTCCCGTCATAGCACTTCGGGAGACAATTCATTTGCTAATCTTGGTACACAAACTGCGGCTAATGGTTGTCTCATTCTTGATGACGCATTAGCCTATTTAGAATGCACAGTGCAGAATCAATTGGAATCTGGAGACAGATGGTTGATTTATGCGGTTGTTGATAAAGGAGAAATGTTAACTAATGATGGTATGACTGCTATTGAACATCGGAAATCAGGGAGTTTTTATTAA
- a CDS encoding DNA helicase II has product MTTTIDFLSHLNPSQRQAVEHYCGPLLVVAGAGSGKTRALTYRIANLILKHRVNPENILAVTFTNKAAREMKERIQKLFAEQLAMTQHGTKFDLLPEHEQTKLRSQVYRTTIKDLWCGTFHSLFSRILRFDIEKYQDEKGRKWNRNFSIFDESDAQSLVKEIVTKQLNLDDKKFEPRSVRYAISNAKNQGLSPQEFEKDQPNYRGRVIAQVYSSYQDKLAENNALDFDDLILVPTKLFQQNEQVLGYWHRKFCHILVDEYQDTNRTQYDLIRLLVTNSEDRKSEWNWQNRSVFVVGDADQSIYSFRMADFTILLEFQNDFGDGLPDEDTRTMVKLEENYRSCENILQAANELIENNTQRIDKVLKPTRGSGEQIYCHKADDELAEADFVIRQIRTLEHQHPELNWGSFAILYRTNAQSRPFEELLVRNQIPYTVVGGMKFYDRKEIKDVIAYLRAIANPSDTVSLLRVINTPRRGIGKATIDNLINASQQLGVSLWEILSDETSVNTLAGRSAKAVNNFGQMIGRYQEQVATVPVSEIVMGLLEESGYVQDLQSQGTDEAEDRIQNVQELYNAVLQFQEENEDVSLTAFLQSTALSSDLDNLKEGQTAVSLMTLHASKGLEFPVVFLVGLEQGLFPNYRSMNDPASLEEERRLCYVGITRAQERLHLSFARERRLYGSREPALRSQFLDELPPELLTSQSKIRQNYPRTATTNNVQQEGSHNWQVGDQVLHKTFGIGEITHVFGTGNKISVAIKFASLGQKIIDPRVAQLQKVN; this is encoded by the coding sequence ATGACTACAACTATTGACTTTCTCAGTCACCTTAACCCTAGCCAACGTCAAGCCGTAGAACACTATTGTGGCCCGTTGTTAGTTGTGGCTGGCGCTGGTTCTGGTAAAACACGCGCACTAACTTATCGCATCGCTAACTTGATTCTCAAACACCGTGTCAATCCGGAAAATATCTTGGCGGTGACTTTTACCAACAAAGCCGCACGAGAAATGAAGGAACGTATTCAAAAGCTATTCGCAGAACAATTGGCGATGACGCAACACGGGACAAAATTTGATTTATTACCAGAACACGAACAAACAAAACTGCGATCGCAAGTTTACCGCACAACTATCAAAGATTTGTGGTGTGGCACATTCCACAGTTTATTTTCGCGGATTTTGCGGTTTGATATTGAAAAATATCAAGATGAAAAGGGGCGCAAATGGAATCGGAATTTTTCGATTTTCGATGAATCTGATGCTCAATCTTTAGTTAAAGAAATCGTCACTAAACAATTAAACCTCGACGATAAAAAGTTTGAACCGCGTTCTGTACGCTACGCTATTAGTAACGCCAAAAACCAAGGTTTGTCACCCCAAGAATTTGAAAAAGACCAGCCTAATTATCGCGGACGGGTAATAGCTCAAGTTTACAGTTCCTATCAAGATAAACTTGCAGAAAACAACGCCCTCGATTTTGATGATTTAATTCTTGTCCCGACAAAGTTATTTCAACAAAACGAGCAAGTATTAGGTTATTGGCATCGCAAGTTTTGTCATATTTTGGTAGATGAATACCAAGATACTAACCGCACTCAATATGATTTGATTCGTTTGTTAGTCACCAATAGCGAAGATAGAAAGAGTGAATGGAATTGGCAGAATCGCTCGGTATTTGTAGTAGGCGATGCAGATCAATCAATTTATAGTTTTCGGATGGCAGACTTTACCATTTTACTGGAATTTCAAAATGATTTTGGCGATGGTTTGCCAGATGAAGATACCCGCACAATGGTGAAATTAGAAGAAAACTATCGTTCTTGTGAAAATATTTTACAGGCTGCCAATGAATTAATTGAAAATAACACCCAACGCATTGATAAAGTTCTCAAGCCAACGCGGGGAAGTGGTGAACAAATTTATTGTCATAAAGCCGATGATGAACTGGCGGAAGCAGATTTTGTCATTCGGCAAATTCGCACCTTAGAACATCAACATCCCGAATTAAATTGGGGTAGTTTTGCTATTTTGTATCGCACCAACGCTCAATCTCGCCCTTTTGAAGAATTGTTGGTGAGGAATCAAATTCCTTATACAGTGGTGGGGGGGATGAAATTTTATGACCGGAAAGAAATTAAAGATGTGATAGCTTATCTCAGAGCGATCGCCAACCCATCTGATACAGTCAGTTTATTGCGAGTGATTAATACTCCCCGACGGGGAATCGGTAAAGCCACCATTGATAACTTAATTAACGCCTCGCAGCAATTAGGTGTTAGCTTGTGGGAAATTCTCAGTGATGAAACATCTGTAAATACATTAGCTGGGCGTTCAGCAAAAGCGGTGAATAATTTTGGCCAAATGATTGGCCGTTATCAAGAACAAGTCGCCACAGTTCCAGTTTCGGAAATTGTCATGGGTTTGTTAGAAGAATCTGGTTACGTTCAAGATTTGCAAAGTCAAGGTACAGATGAAGCAGAAGATAGAATTCAAAACGTTCAGGAACTTTATAACGCCGTCTTGCAATTTCAAGAAGAAAATGAAGATGTTTCCTTAACAGCCTTTTTGCAAAGTACCGCCCTGAGTTCTGATTTAGATAATTTAAAAGAAGGACAAACAGCGGTTTCTTTGATGACTCTGCACGCTTCTAAAGGATTGGAATTTCCCGTAGTCTTTTTAGTGGGTTTAGAACAGGGATTATTCCCCAACTACCGTTCTATGAATGATCCTGCATCCTTAGAAGAAGAACGCCGCTTGTGTTATGTGGGAATTACCCGCGCCCAAGAAAGGTTACATTTATCCTTCGCCCGCGAACGCCGTTTATATGGTTCACGGGAACCTGCATTGCGATCGCAATTTCTCGACGAATTACCCCCAGAATTATTAACTAGCCAAAGTAAAATTCGTCAAAATTATCCTAGAACTGCTACAACAAACAACGTACAGCAAGAAGGCTCTCACAATTGGCAAGTTGGTGATCAAGTCCTACACAAAACCTTTGGAATTGGGGAAATAACTCATGTTTTTGGTACAGGAAATAAAATATCGGTAGCAATTAAATTTGCTAGTTTAGGTCAAAAAATTATTGACCCCAGAGTAGCTCAATTGCAAAAAGTAAATTGA
- a CDS encoding transcriptional modulator of MazE/toxin MazF — translation MVTQVNPYVPNRGDIVYLDFEPTRGHEQKGVRPAFVISPYTYNEKTSLALLMPITKQQKGYPLEVIIPSGFKTYGVILVDQIKCLDWKARNVKFVESLPETVIEEVQAKIAALLL, via the coding sequence TTGGTAACACAAGTGAATCCTTACGTTCCTAATCGGGGAGATATTGTTTATTTAGACTTTGAACCCACAAGAGGACATGAGCAAAAAGGTGTGAGGCCTGCTTTTGTGATTTCTCCCTATACTTATAATGAGAAAACTTCCTTAGCATTGTTGATGCCTATCACCAAGCAACAGAAGGGCTATCCTTTGGAGGTAATTATCCCATCAGGGTTTAAGACTTACGGAGTTATTCTTGTAGATCAAATTAAGTGTTTAGACTGGAAAGCTCGTAATGTTAAGTTTGTTGAGTCTTTACCAGAGACAGTGATTGAAGAAGTGCAAGCCAAGATTGCAGCGTTGTTATTGTAG
- a CDS encoding transcriptional regulator/antitoxin, MazE: MIATITKWGNSLAVRIPQNLAKEIQIAEGSEVEIGVVDGNLVVKPKIRKRYSLEELVQEITPDNLHTEVDTGINVGNEVW; the protein is encoded by the coding sequence ATGATTGCAACTATTACAAAGTGGGGAAACAGTCTTGCTGTTCGTATTCCCCAAAATTTAGCTAAAGAAATTCAAATAGCTGAAGGTTCTGAAGTGGAAATTGGTGTGGTAGATGGAAATTTAGTAGTGAAACCCAAAATTCGCAAGCGATACTCACTTGAAGAATTGGTACAAGAAATCACTCCAGATAATCTCCATACTGAAGTTGATACTGGAATCAATGTAGGAAATGAAGTTTGGTAA